AACTCCACCAAGGACATGACGCGTTCGCGAATCGCATCCTTCGACTGCCTCTTCACCTTAAGTCCGAATGCAATGTTATCATAGACGGTCATATGCTTGAAGAGAGCATAGTTTTGAAATACAAATCCAATGCCGCGTTCCTGCGGCGGCAGGTCGTTCACCCGTTTACCGTGGAAAATGATATCCCCCGACGAAGGCATCTCAAGTCCCGCCAGCATGCGTAAAATCGACGTTTTGCCGCCGCCGCTCGGTCCGAGCAGGCCAATGAGATGGCCTTTTTCAATTTCAAAGCTGACGTCTCGAACGGCTTTAAAATCACCGAACTCCTTATTTAATCCGCGCACCTCGATATGCATCGCCTAATGCACTTCCTTTCGCTTTTTGGCCCATTCCATAAGCAGCAGTAAACCGACCGAGAAGGCGGCCAGCACCAGTGCCAAGCTGCTCGCTGCCGTTACATTGAAATTCTCGACATCCTGATACACCAATGTTGTCGCCGTCTGTGTCTTGTTCATGATGTTGCCCGAGACTACAAGTACCGCTCCGAATTCGCCCAGCGAGCGTGCCACGGTCAGCACCACGCCATAGATGACGCCCCAGCGGATCGAAGGCCAGGTAACATGCCAGAACGTGTACCACGAGTAGGAACCGAGCGTTGAAGCCGCTTCTTCCTGCTGCACTCCGATTTCCTGCAGCACCGGCATAACCTCGCGCACCATCAGCGGGAAGGTGACGAACAGCGTGGCAAGTATCATGCCCGGCAGGGCGTATACCACCTTAAACCCGATATCTTCAAAGAATGCCCCAATAACTGAATGCGGACCCAGAATAAGTACAATCATCAGTCCGCCGATAACCGGCGATACTGCAAACGGCAGGTCGACTATGCTGTTAAGAAGCTGTTTTAGCCGCTGCCCCAGCCAGGTGGCCCGGACGAGATAAAGCGCCAGCATAATGCCGAAAATCGTATTAATGACTGTCACGACTGCGACGATAATTCCTGTCATCATAAGTGCGTGAAGAGATTGCTTCCGCGTGAGCGCTTCTGCGAAGCCGCTCCAGCCTTCCGCCCATGACCCCGTAAAAATTTTCACGATCGGGGCAATCAGCAGAATGAGAAATACGGCATATGTTAAGGAGATCCACAGCTTTTTCATTTGCCGAGCCTCCTCGATTGGACGAGGTTGACGGCCCATAGAATAATGAACGACAGCGTAAGCAGCAGCACTGAGGCCGCGGCAGCGCCCATTGTATTATCGCTCTCGATTTCGCCGAAAATATAAACCGCAGCAATCAGCGTCTTGCCCGGGATATTGCCCGCCACAAGCACTACCGCTCCGAATTCCGCCAAGGCTCTGGAGAACGCAAGCATTGCGCCGCTTAAGATACCGGGCAGCATCGAAGGGAATACCACTTGAAAAAACGTTCTCGCTCTCGATGCGCCCAGCGTATAGGACGCTTCCTCCTCCGTTTTGTCCAGTTCTTCCAG
This is a stretch of genomic DNA from Paenibacillus sp. sptzw28. It encodes these proteins:
- a CDS encoding sulfate ABC transporter permease subunit, yielding MKKLWISLTYAVFLILLIAPIVKIFTGSWAEGWSGFAEALTRKQSLHALMMTGIIVAVVTVINTIFGIMLALYLVRATWLGQRLKQLLNSIVDLPFAVSPVIGGLMIVLILGPHSVIGAFFEDIGFKVVYALPGMILATLFVTFPLMVREVMPVLQEIGVQQEEAASTLGSYSWYTFWHVTWPSIRWGVIYGVVLTVARSLGEFGAVLVVSGNIMNKTQTATTLVYQDVENFNVTAASSLALVLAAFSVGLLLLMEWAKKRKEVH